In Rhodovulum sulfidophilum DSM 1374, the following are encoded in one genomic region:
- a CDS encoding aspartate carbamoyltransferase catalytic subunit translates to MEFRARHLLGIEHLSPWDIRIILDLAESYVDLSRGATKHADVLAGLTQINMFFEASTRTQSSFEIAGKRLGADVMNMAMQASSIKKGETLIDTALTLNAMHPDLLVVRHPHSGAVDLLAQKVNCAVINAGDGRHEHPTQALLDALTIRRAKGRIQRLTVAICGDIAHSRVARSNLLLLGKMENRVRLIGPPTLIPSGAADLGVEIYDDMKEGLEGADVVMMLRLQKERMDGGFIPSEREYYHRFGLDAEKLAYAREDAIVMHPGPMNRGVEIDGTLADDINRSVIQDQVEMGVAVRMACMDLLARNLRAAGEAAHV, encoded by the coding sequence ATGGAATTTCGCGCGCGTCACCTGCTTGGCATCGAGCATCTCAGCCCCTGGGACATCCGCATCATCCTCGACCTGGCCGAAAGCTATGTCGATCTCAGCCGCGGCGCCACGAAGCATGCCGATGTGCTGGCGGGGCTGACCCAGATCAACATGTTCTTCGAGGCCTCGACCCGGACCCAGTCCAGCTTCGAGATCGCCGGAAAGCGCCTCGGCGCCGATGTGATGAACATGGCGATGCAGGCCAGTTCCATCAAAAAAGGCGAGACGCTGATCGACACGGCGCTGACGCTGAACGCGATGCATCCCGATCTGCTGGTGGTGCGCCATCCGCATTCGGGCGCGGTCGATCTGCTGGCCCAGAAGGTCAATTGCGCCGTCATCAACGCCGGCGACGGCCGCCACGAGCACCCGACCCAGGCGTTGCTCGACGCGCTGACGATCCGCCGCGCCAAGGGTCGGATCCAGCGCCTGACGGTCGCGATCTGCGGCGACATCGCCCATAGCCGGGTCGCGCGGTCGAACCTGCTTCTGCTCGGCAAGATGGAGAACCGGGTGCGGCTGATCGGGCCGCCGACGCTGATCCCCTCGGGCGCGGCCGATCTGGGGGTCGAGATCTATGACGACATGAAAGAGGGCCTCGAAGGTGCCGATGTGGTGATGATGCTGAGGCTGCAGAAAGAGCGGATGGATGGCGGCTTCATCCCCTCGGAACGCGAATATTACCACCGCTTCGGGCTCGATGCCGAGAAGCTGGCCTATGCCAGGGAGGACGCCATCGTCATGCATCCCGGGCCGATGAACCGCGGCGTCGAGATCGACGGCACGCTGGCCGACGACATCAACCGATCGGTGATCCAGGACCAGGTCGAGATGGGGGTTGCGGTCCGGATGGCCTGCATGGACCTGTTGGCGCGGAACCTGCGCGCGGCCGGGGAGGCAGCTCATGTTTGA
- the plsY gene encoding glycerol-3-phosphate 1-O-acyltransferase PlsY, translating into MPMIDTPLLLLALFGLCGYLLGAVPFGIVMARLFGLGDLRKIGSGNIGATNVLRTGNKLAAFLTLVLDAGKGGIAVLIARALAGEDAAQIAGGAAFLGHLFPVYLGFRGGKGVATFLGTLLALAWPVGIAACATWAAFAAAFRYSSLSALAAAALAPVWAILLGRGETVLLGAVLAVLIFIRHHANIRRLLTGTEPKIGRKTG; encoded by the coding sequence ATGCCGATGATCGACACGCCCCTCCTGCTGCTGGCGCTTTTCGGGCTCTGCGGCTACCTGCTGGGGGCGGTGCCCTTCGGCATCGTCATGGCGCGGCTGTTCGGGCTGGGCGACCTTCGGAAGATCGGCTCGGGCAATATCGGCGCGACCAATGTGCTGCGCACCGGCAACAAGCTGGCGGCCTTCCTGACGCTGGTGCTGGATGCGGGCAAGGGCGGCATCGCGGTGCTGATCGCGCGGGCGCTCGCGGGCGAGGACGCGGCCCAGATCGCGGGCGGCGCGGCCTTTCTGGGGCATCTCTTCCCGGTCTATCTGGGCTTCCGGGGCGGCAAGGGGGTCGCGACCTTCCTGGGCACGCTGCTGGCGCTGGCCTGGCCGGTGGGGATCGCCGCCTGCGCCACCTGGGCGGCCTTTGCCGCCGCCTTCCGCTATTCCTCGCTTTCGGCGCTGGCCGCGGCCGCGCTGGCGCCGGTCTGGGCGATCCTTCTGGGCCGGGGCGAAACCGTTCTGCTGGGGGCGGTGCTGGCGGTGCTGATCTTCATCCGCCACCACGCCAACATCCGCCGCCTGCTGACCGGAACCGAGCCGAAGATCGGCCGCAAGACCGGCTGA
- a CDS encoding glutamine amidotransferase produces the protein MKPFLILQLRPEAEAADDEYAAFLRKGGIAPENAHRLRLDCEPLPADLSLDAFSGVIVGGGPGCVSDPEAAKSATDRRIEAAILGLLPDITARDIPFLGCCYGIGLLAHHLGAPVARGRFAEPVGTTTCRLTEAGRTEPLTRGLPETFPAFVGHKEAVEALPPGCAHLLASDTCPFQMIRHGANVYATQFHPEADSAGFELRIRIYRDRGYFPPEAADDLIALCRARKVDIPETILARFVARHASP, from the coding sequence ATGAAGCCCTTCCTGATCCTCCAGCTCCGCCCCGAGGCCGAGGCCGCCGATGACGAATACGCGGCCTTCCTCCGGAAAGGCGGGATCGCTCCCGAGAATGCCCACCGCCTCCGGCTTGACTGCGAACCGCTGCCGGCCGATCTCTCGCTCGATGCCTTTTCCGGGGTGATCGTGGGCGGCGGCCCGGGCTGCGTCTCGGACCCCGAGGCAGCAAAATCCGCCACCGACCGCCGGATCGAGGCCGCGATCCTCGGCCTTCTGCCCGACATCACCGCCCGCGACATTCCCTTCCTGGGCTGCTGCTACGGCATCGGCCTTCTCGCCCACCATCTTGGCGCACCGGTGGCCAGGGGCCGCTTTGCCGAGCCGGTCGGCACCACCACCTGCCGCCTGACCGAGGCCGGACGCACCGAGCCGCTGACCCGCGGCCTGCCCGAGACCTTCCCGGCCTTCGTCGGCCACAAGGAGGCGGTCGAGGCGCTGCCCCCGGGCTGCGCCCATCTGCTGGCCTCCGACACCTGCCCGTTCCAGATGATCCGCCACGGCGCCAATGTCTACGCCACCCAGTTCCATCCCGAGGCCGACAGCGCGGGCTTCGAGCTTCGGATCCGGATCTACCGCGACCGGGGCTATTTCCCGCCCGAGGCCGCCGACGACCTGATCGCGCTCTGCCGTGCCCGGAAGGTCGACATCCCCGAGACCATCCTCGCCCGCTTCGTCGCCCGCCACGCCAGCCCATGA
- a CDS encoding aspartate aminotransferase family protein: MVPSVLPIYNRAPLSFETGEGSWLVATDGTRYLDFGAGIAVNALGHANPALVAALTAQANRIWHLSNLYHIPEQEALADALVEKTFADTVFFTNSGTEACELAVKMARKYWYEKGQPERVNIVTFSGAFHGRSSAAIAAVGTEKMTKGFGPLLPGFIHLPFGAHGSVLQNAIDETVAAIMVEPVQGEGGLRPLPDPCLKGLRDLCDETGTLLIYDEVQCGMGRTGKLFAHEWAGAAPDIMMIAKGIGGGFPLGAVLATEAAASGMSAGTHGSTYGGNPLACAVGKTVIDIISDPAFLDEVNRKAGLLRQRLEGLVASHPEVFEAVRGSGLMLGLKCRAANTDVVQAGYDQHLLTVPAGDNVVRILPPLTISDEEIAEAVARLDAAATAVAAKEARA, from the coding sequence ATGGTTCCGTCCGTCCTGCCGATCTATAACCGCGCGCCGCTCAGCTTCGAGACCGGCGAAGGCTCCTGGCTTGTCGCGACCGACGGCACCCGATACCTGGATTTCGGCGCCGGGATCGCGGTGAATGCGCTCGGCCATGCCAACCCGGCACTGGTGGCGGCGCTGACCGCCCAGGCGAACCGGATCTGGCACCTGTCGAACCTCTACCACATCCCCGAGCAGGAGGCCCTGGCCGACGCGCTGGTCGAGAAGACCTTCGCCGACACCGTCTTCTTCACCAATTCCGGCACCGAGGCCTGCGAACTCGCGGTCAAGATGGCCCGGAAATACTGGTACGAGAAGGGCCAGCCCGAGCGGGTGAACATCGTCACCTTCTCGGGCGCGTTCCACGGGCGGTCCTCGGCGGCCATCGCGGCGGTGGGCACCGAGAAGATGACCAAGGGGTTCGGGCCGCTTCTGCCGGGCTTCATCCACCTGCCCTTCGGCGCCCATGGCTCGGTGCTGCAGAACGCCATCGACGAGACCGTGGCCGCGATCATGGTCGAGCCCGTCCAGGGCGAGGGCGGCCTCCGGCCGCTGCCCGATCCCTGCCTGAAGGGGCTGCGCGACCTCTGCGACGAGACCGGGACGCTTCTGATCTATGACGAGGTGCAATGCGGCATGGGCCGGACCGGCAAGCTCTTTGCCCATGAATGGGCCGGCGCCGCGCCCGACATCATGATGATCGCCAAGGGCATCGGCGGCGGCTTTCCGCTGGGCGCGGTGCTGGCGACCGAGGCCGCGGCCTCGGGCATGAGTGCGGGCACCCATGGCTCGACCTATGGCGGCAACCCGCTGGCCTGCGCCGTCGGCAAGACGGTGATCGACATCATTTCCGATCCCGCCTTCCTCGACGAGGTGAACCGCAAGGCCGGGCTGTTGCGGCAACGGCTGGAAGGGCTGGTGGCGAGCCATCCCGAGGTGTTCGAGGCGGTGCGCGGGTCCGGGCTGATGCTGGGGCTGAAATGCCGCGCGGCCAATACCGACGTGGTGCAGGCGGGCTACGATCAGCACCTGCTGACGGTTCCGGCGGGGGACAATGTGGTCCGCATCCTGCCCCCCCTGACGATTTCCGACGAAGAGATTGCCGAGGCCGTTGCCCGGCTCGATGCGGCCGCGACGGCCGTTGCCGCGAAGGAGGCCCGGGCATGA
- a CDS encoding GNAT family N-acetyltransferase, translated as MTQDLPLGAPLPGWSPPPRPDRDSLAGRYCRLEPLSRDHAAELHAAQLLDGSIWTYLPYGPFPDEAALADWIARDASGADPLFFAVREAVSGRALGVLSYLRIAPGAGSIEIGHVNFSAPLQRRPAATEAVTLLIGRAFALGYRRLEWKCNALNRASRRAAERYGLSYEGVFRQAAVVKGRNRDTAWFAAIDAEWPALKAAYETWLDPANFDAGGRQIVPLSELTRPILAARDPALASGPEAGLASRDGRPDNPGEHHQEDQG; from the coding sequence ATGACCCAGGATCTGCCCCTCGGCGCGCCGCTTCCCGGCTGGAGCCCGCCGCCCCGCCCCGATCGCGACAGCCTTGCCGGGCGGTATTGCCGGCTCGAGCCGCTCTCGCGCGACCATGCCGCCGAGCTGCATGCCGCCCAGCTGCTCGATGGCTCGATCTGGACCTATCTGCCCTATGGCCCGTTCCCGGACGAAGCGGCGCTGGCCGACTGGATCGCCCGGGACGCCTCTGGGGCGGACCCGCTGTTCTTCGCGGTGCGCGAGGCGGTTTCGGGCCGGGCGCTGGGCGTGCTCAGCTATCTGCGGATCGCGCCCGGGGCCGGATCGATCGAGATCGGCCATGTGAATTTCTCGGCGCCGCTGCAACGGCGTCCGGCCGCGACCGAGGCGGTGACGCTGCTGATCGGCCGGGCCTTCGCGCTGGGCTACCGGCGGCTCGAATGGAAGTGCAACGCGCTGAACCGGGCGTCGCGCCGGGCGGCCGAACGCTACGGGCTGAGCTACGAGGGCGTCTTCCGCCAGGCCGCGGTGGTCAAGGGGCGGAACCGCGACACCGCCTGGTTCGCCGCCATCGATGCCGAGTGGCCGGCGCTGAAGGCGGCCTACGAGACCTGGCTCGACCCGGCCAATTTCGATGCCGGGGGGCGGCAGATCGTCCCGCTGTCAGAGCTGACCCGGCCGATTCTCGCGGCCCGCGACCCCGCGCTTGCCTCCGGTCCCGAGGCGGGTCTTGCGTCGCGGGACGGCAGGCCGGATAACCCGGGCGAACATCATCAGGAGGATCAGGGATGA
- the rpmB gene encoding 50S ribosomal protein L28 has protein sequence MSRVCELTGKGPMTGNNVSHAHNKTRRRFLPNLNEVTLISDVLGRSFKFRVSAAGLRTVDHRGGLDNFLAKASEAELSDKALKVKKDIEKARATA, from the coding sequence ATGTCGCGCGTCTGCGAACTGACCGGCAAAGGGCCGATGACCGGCAACAATGTCAGCCATGCCCATAACAAGACCCGGCGCCGGTTCCTGCCGAACCTCAACGAGGTCACCCTTATCTCCGACGTTCTGGGCCGGTCCTTCAAGTTCCGCGTCTCGGCGGCGGGCCTGCGCACCGTCGACCACCGCGGCGGTCTCGACAACTTCCTGGCCAAGGCCAGCGAAGCCGAGCTGTCCGACAAGGCGCTCAAGGTCAAGAAGGACATCGAGAAGGCCCGGGCCACGGCCTGA
- the meaB gene encoding methylmalonyl Co-A mutase-associated GTPase MeaB: MTPDELAPRIKSGERRALARAITLIESGREDHRAQAQELLGLLTDAPGQALRIGLSGTPGVGKSTLIESFGRMLTDEGHKVAVLAVDPSSARSGGSILGDKTRMERLSRDPNAFIRPSPSQSALGGVARRTREAVALCEAAGFGIVLIETVGVGQSETMVAEMTDLFVLLMAPAGGDELQGVKRGIMEMADLILVNKADGDLKPAAERTRADYAGALHLLRRRPQDPEGFPKAVAVSAVEERGLREAWEDMQALADWRREHGHFDARRAAQARYWFAEEVRRGLLARLDRDPAMRARMADLGAKVAGGELTVAHASTEMLTALGVSA; this comes from the coding sequence ATGACCCCAGACGAGCTTGCCCCCCGCATCAAGTCCGGCGAACGCCGTGCCCTCGCCCGGGCGATCACCCTGATCGAAAGCGGCCGCGAGGATCACCGCGCCCAGGCCCAGGAGCTGCTGGGCCTGCTGACCGACGCGCCCGGACAGGCGCTCCGGATCGGGCTGTCGGGCACGCCGGGCGTGGGCAAATCGACCCTGATCGAGAGCTTCGGGCGGATGCTGACAGACGAGGGCCACAAGGTCGCGGTGCTGGCGGTCGATCCGTCCTCGGCCCGCTCGGGCGGCTCGATCCTCGGTGACAAGACCCGGATGGAACGGCTGTCGCGCGACCCGAACGCCTTCATCCGCCCCTCGCCCAGCCAGTCGGCGCTGGGGGGCGTGGCGCGCCGCACCCGCGAGGCGGTGGCGCTTTGCGAGGCGGCGGGCTTCGGCATCGTGCTGATCGAGACCGTGGGGGTCGGTCAGTCCGAGACCATGGTCGCCGAGATGACCGACCTGTTCGTGTTGCTGATGGCGCCCGCCGGCGGCGACGAGCTGCAGGGGGTCAAGCGCGGCATCATGGAAATGGCCGACCTGATCCTCGTCAACAAGGCCGATGGCGACCTGAAACCCGCCGCCGAACGCACCCGGGCCGATTACGCGGGCGCGCTGCACCTCTTGCGCCGCCGTCCCCAGGACCCCGAGGGGTTCCCCAAGGCGGTCGCGGTCTCGGCGGTCGAGGAACGCGGGCTTCGCGAAGCCTGGGAGGACATGCAGGCGCTTGCCGACTGGCGCCGCGAGCACGGCCATTTCGATGCCCGCCGCGCCGCCCAGGCCCGCTACTGGTTCGCCGAGGAGGTCCGGCGCGGCCTGCTGGCCCGGCTCGATCGCGACCCGGCGATGCGGGCCCGGATGGCGGATCTCGGCGCGAAGGTGGCCGGGGGCGAGCTGACCGTCGCCCATGCCTCGACCGAGATGCTGACCGCGCTCGGCGTCAGCGCCTGA
- the hrpB gene encoding ATP-dependent helicase HrpB gives MTQLPIDAVLPDLTAALARAGRAVLQAPPGAGKTTRVPLAMLEAGLTGGRIVMLEPRRLAARAAAERMAEALGEPVGQTVGYRIRGEARVGRATRIEVVTEGILTRMIQSDPGLEGIGAILFDEFHERSLTADLGLALAWEVRSALREDLILVVMSATLDAEPVAALMEDAPVVSSEGRSFPVTTRWLPRPLPKGTRLPAATADLVVEAAAETAGGLLVFLPGEGEIRRCAAALEGRLPEDCRIRPLYGALPFAEQRAAILPAREGRKVVLATSIAETSLTIEDVRVVVDAGRARRSRFDPNSGMARLVTERVTRAEADQRRGRAGRVAEGVCYRLWSKGEDGALAAYPPAEIEAGDLAGLALELAAWGASGPGDLAFLTPPNPGAFAEARALLAGLGALDAAGRITGHGRALAALPLHPRLGHMLLAAGRQAAPLAALLSERDPLRGAGADLALRLRCLSDPKAPSPVPPDRGALARIRTEAKRLAGRAPGAPRPMSPGEMAALAYPDRVGLRRRGTAPRFVLSGGKGAVLDEADPLAGQRLIVALDLDGDAREAKVRLAAPLSEAELRAVHGAAIAWTDTCEWSRRESRVTARRQERFGALALDDRSWPDPPPETVARAMLEGVRALGLPWSDAARRFRARVELLRAEGAELPDFSDAGLMAGLEDWLLPHLGGVRSAEDLKRLDLLPALTARLDWEARQSVDRLAPPAFETPLGRKIPIDYGAEAPGIELRLQELFGVTEHPTVGPNRLPLRITLLSPAGRPVQVTLDLPGFWATSYADVRKDMRGRYPRHPWPEDPTAAAPTLRAKRRS, from the coding sequence ATGACGCAGCTGCCCATCGATGCCGTGCTTCCCGACCTGACCGCCGCCCTTGCCCGCGCGGGCCGGGCCGTGCTGCAGGCGCCGCCCGGAGCGGGCAAGACCACGCGGGTGCCGCTGGCGATGCTGGAGGCCGGGCTGACCGGGGGCCGGATCGTGATGCTGGAGCCGCGGCGCCTTGCCGCGCGGGCCGCTGCCGAAAGGATGGCCGAGGCCCTGGGCGAACCGGTCGGCCAGACCGTCGGCTACCGCATCCGGGGCGAGGCCAGGGTCGGCCGCGCCACCCGCATCGAGGTGGTGACCGAGGGCATCCTGACGCGGATGATCCAGTCCGATCCGGGGCTCGAGGGCATCGGCGCGATTCTCTTCGACGAGTTCCACGAACGCTCGCTGACCGCCGATCTGGGGCTGGCGCTGGCCTGGGAGGTTCGTTCGGCGCTGCGCGAGGACCTGATCCTCGTGGTGATGTCGGCGACGCTGGATGCCGAGCCGGTGGCGGCGCTGATGGAGGATGCGCCGGTCGTGAGCTCCGAGGGGCGCAGCTTTCCGGTGACGACGCGCTGGTTGCCGCGCCCGCTGCCGAAGGGCACGCGCCTGCCCGCCGCCACGGCCGATCTGGTGGTCGAGGCCGCCGCCGAGACCGCGGGCGGGCTGCTGGTCTTCCTGCCGGGCGAGGGCGAGATCCGCCGCTGTGCCGCAGCGCTCGAGGGGCGGTTGCCGGAGGATTGCCGGATCCGGCCGCTTTACGGTGCGCTGCCCTTCGCCGAGCAGCGCGCCGCGATCCTGCCCGCGCGCGAGGGGCGCAAGGTGGTGCTGGCCACCTCGATCGCCGAGACCTCGCTGACCATCGAGGATGTGCGGGTGGTGGTCGATGCGGGCCGCGCCCGCCGGTCGCGCTTCGATCCGAATTCGGGCATGGCGCGGCTGGTGACCGAGCGCGTCACCCGGGCCGAGGCCGATCAGCGCCGCGGCCGGGCCGGGCGGGTGGCCGAGGGCGTCTGCTACCGGCTCTGGAGCAAAGGCGAGGACGGCGCCCTTGCCGCCTATCCCCCGGCCGAGATCGAGGCGGGCGACCTGGCGGGGCTGGCGTTGGAACTCGCGGCCTGGGGCGCCTCCGGCCCCGGCGATCTGGCCTTCCTGACCCCGCCCAATCCGGGCGCCTTCGCCGAGGCGCGGGCGCTTCTGGCCGGGCTCGGGGCGCTCGATGCCGCGGGGCGGATCACCGGCCATGGCCGCGCGCTGGCGGCGTTGCCCCTGCATCCGCGGCTCGGACATATGCTGCTTGCGGCGGGGCGGCAGGCCGCGCCTCTGGCCGCGCTCCTGTCCGAACGCGACCCCTTGCGCGGTGCGGGCGCCGATCTGGCGCTGCGGCTGCGTTGCCTGAGCGATCCGAAGGCGCCGAGCCCGGTGCCGCCCGACCGGGGCGCGCTGGCCCGGATCCGGACCGAGGCGAAACGGCTGGCCGGGCGCGCGCCCGGGGCCCCGCGTCCGATGAGCCCGGGCGAAATGGCGGCGCTGGCCTATCCCGACCGGGTCGGGCTGCGGCGCCGGGGGACCGCGCCGCGCTTCGTGCTCTCGGGCGGCAAGGGGGCCGTCCTGGACGAGGCCGATCCGCTCGCGGGGCAGCGGCTGATCGTGGCGCTCGATCTCGATGGCGATGCCCGCGAGGCGAAGGTGCGGCTTGCTGCGCCGCTCTCCGAGGCCGAATTGCGCGCGGTCCATGGCGCGGCCATCGCCTGGACCGATACCTGCGAGTGGTCGCGGCGCGAGTCCCGCGTGACGGCACGGCGGCAGGAACGCTTCGGCGCGCTGGCGCTCGACGACCGCAGCTGGCCCGATCCCCCGCCCGAGACGGTCGCGCGCGCTATGCTCGAGGGCGTCCGCGCGCTGGGCCTGCCCTGGAGCGATGCGGCGCGCCGTTTCCGGGCGCGGGTCGAGCTTCTGCGCGCCGAAGGGGCGGAGCTGCCCGATTTCTCCGATGCGGGGCTGATGGCGGGGCTCGAGGACTGGTTGCTGCCGCATCTGGGCGGGGTCCGGTCGGCAGAGGACCTCAAGCGCCTCGACCTTCTGCCCGCGCTGACCGCCCGGCTCGACTGGGAGGCCCGGCAGAGTGTCGACCGCCTGGCGCCGCCCGCCTTCGAGACGCCGCTGGGGCGGAAGATCCCCATCGACTATGGCGCCGAGGCCCCGGGGATCGAACTGCGCCTGCAGGAGCTTTTCGGCGTGACCGAACACCCGACGGTGGGGCCGAACCGGCTGCCGCTCCGGATCACGTTGCTGTCGCCCGCCGGGCGTCCGGTGCAGGTCACCCTGGACCTGCCCGGCTTCTGGGCGACCAGCTATGCCGATGTACGCAAGGACATGCGCGGGCGCTACCCGCGCCATCCCTGGCCCGAGGACCCGACCGCCGCCGCCCCCACGCTCCGCGCCAAACGCCGGAGCTGA
- the argF gene encoding ornithine carbamoyltransferase encodes MTHFLDIDSTAPSDLRAILDCAHAMKQARAGRTKATPDDGRPLDGRMVALIFEKPSTRTRISFDVGVRQMGGQSMVLSGKDMQLGHGETIADTARVLSRYVDLIMIRTFEEATLQEMADHATVPVINGLTNRTHPCQIMADLLTFEEHRGPIAGRKMVWSGDGNNVCASFIQAAGQFGFDLTFTGPQPLDPEPVFVEAARAKGADIVIERDPLKAVEGADLVVTDTWVSMHDPQSARERRHNQLRPYQVNERLMAAAKPDALFMHCLPAHRDEEATNAVMDGPHSVVFDEAENRLHAQKAIMRHCLGV; translated from the coding sequence ATGACCCATTTTCTCGATATCGACAGCACAGCGCCCTCCGATCTGCGGGCGATCCTCGATTGCGCCCATGCGATGAAGCAGGCCCGCGCGGGGCGCACCAAGGCCACGCCCGATGACGGCCGCCCGCTTGACGGCCGGATGGTGGCGCTGATCTTCGAGAAGCCCTCGACCCGGACCCGGATCAGCTTCGACGTGGGCGTGCGGCAGATGGGCGGGCAGAGCATGGTGCTGTCGGGCAAGGACATGCAGCTGGGCCATGGCGAGACCATCGCCGACACCGCCCGGGTGCTGTCGCGCTATGTCGACCTGATCATGATCCGGACCTTCGAAGAGGCGACGCTGCAGGAGATGGCGGATCACGCGACGGTGCCGGTGATCAACGGGCTGACCAACCGCACCCATCCCTGCCAGATCATGGCCGACCTGCTGACCTTCGAGGAACATCGCGGCCCGATTGCCGGGCGCAAGATGGTCTGGTCGGGCGACGGCAACAATGTCTGCGCCTCCTTCATCCAGGCCGCCGGGCAGTTCGGCTTCGACCTGACCTTCACCGGCCCGCAGCCGCTGGACCCGGAACCGGTCTTCGTCGAGGCGGCACGGGCGAAGGGCGCCGATATCGTCATCGAACGCGATCCGCTCAAGGCGGTCGAGGGCGCCGATCTGGTGGTGACCGATACCTGGGTGTCGATGCACGATCCGCAATCGGCGCGCGAGCGGCGCCATAATCAGCTGCGTCCCTATCAGGTGAACGAGCGGCTGATGGCGGCGGCCAAGCCCGACGCGCTGTTCATGCACTGCCTGCCCGCGCATCGCGACGAAGAAGCCACCAACGCGGTGATGGACGGACCGCATTCGGTGGTCTTCGACGAGGCCGAGAACCGGCTGCATGCGCAAAAGGCGATCATGCGGCATTGCCTCGGCGTCTGA
- the mce gene encoding methylmalonyl-CoA epimerase: MIGRLNHVAIAVPDLEAASAQYAETLGAKVGAPQDEPDHGVTVVFIELPNTKIELLFPLGEASPIKGFLDKNPSGGIHHICYEVEDILAARDRLKDQGARVLGSGEPKIGAHGKPVLFLHPKDFNGTLIELEQV, encoded by the coding sequence ATGATCGGCCGTCTCAACCATGTCGCCATCGCCGTGCCGGATCTGGAAGCCGCCTCGGCGCAATATGCCGAAACGCTGGGAGCAAAGGTCGGCGCGCCGCAGGACGAACCCGATCACGGCGTGACCGTGGTCTTCATCGAGCTGCCCAACACCAAGATCGAGCTGCTTTTCCCGCTGGGCGAGGCAAGCCCGATCAAGGGCTTTCTCGACAAGAACCCCTCGGGCGGCATTCACCATATCTGCTACGAGGTCGAGGACATCCTCGCCGCCCGCGACCGGCTCAAGGACCAGGGCGCGCGGGTGCTGGGCTCGGGCGAGCCGAAGATCGGCGCCCATGGCAAGCCGGTGCTGTTCCTGCATCCCAAGGATTTCAACGGCACGCTGATCGAGCTGGAACAGGTCTGA
- the pyrC gene encoding dihydroorotase, giving the protein MRTVFSNARLIDPEAGTDSTGWLLTGGGTVLDKGHDAPPDCDQVIDCKGACLAPGIVDIGVKVCEPGERHKESFRSAGLAAAAGGVTTMVIRPDTLPAIDTPEVLEFVSRRAREVSPVRIKPMAALTKGRAGREMVEIGFLLDAGAVAFTDGDHVVTDSKVLSRAMSYARSLGALVMAHPQDPGLSAGAAATSGKFASLRGLPSVPALAERMGFDRDMGLVELTGVRYHADQITTARALPALDRAKANGRDVTAGVSIHHLTLNEFDVGDYRTFFKVKPPLRAETDRVALVEAVASGLIDVISSMHTPQDEESKRLPYEEAASGAVALETLLPAAMRLYHAGAITLPQLWRALALNPSTRLGLPTGRLARGAPADLVLFDPDAPFVLDRFALKSKSKNTPFDGARMEGRVLGTWVAGTRVHGGD; this is encoded by the coding sequence ATGAGAACCGTCTTTTCCAATGCCCGCCTGATCGACCCCGAGGCCGGAACCGACAGCACGGGATGGCTTCTGACCGGCGGCGGCACCGTTCTCGACAAGGGCCATGACGCGCCGCCCGATTGCGACCAGGTCATCGACTGCAAGGGCGCCTGCCTCGCCCCCGGCATCGTCGATATCGGCGTCAAGGTCTGCGAGCCGGGCGAACGCCACAAGGAAAGCTTCCGCTCGGCCGGGCTGGCGGCGGCGGCGGGCGGCGTCACCACCATGGTCATCCGCCCCGATACCCTGCCCGCCATCGACACGCCCGAGGTGCTGGAATTCGTCAGCCGCCGCGCGCGCGAGGTCTCGCCGGTCCGGATCAAGCCGATGGCCGCGCTGACCAAGGGCCGCGCGGGCCGCGAGATGGTCGAGATCGGCTTCCTGCTCGACGCCGGCGCCGTGGCCTTCACCGATGGCGACCATGTCGTCACCGACAGCAAGGTGCTGAGCCGGGCGATGAGCTATGCCCGCTCGCTGGGCGCGCTGGTGATGGCGCATCCGCAGGATCCGGGCCTGTCGGCGGGGGCCGCCGCGACCTCGGGCAAGTTCGCCTCGCTGCGCGGCCTGCCCTCGGTGCCCGCGCTGGCCGAGAGGATGGGCTTCGACCGCGACATGGGCCTCGTCGAGCTGACCGGCGTGCGCTACCATGCCGACCAGATCACCACCGCCCGCGCCCTGCCCGCGCTTGACCGCGCCAAGGCCAATGGCCGCGACGTGACCGCGGGCGTCTCGATCCATCACCTGACGCTGAACGAGTTCGATGTCGGCGACTACCGCACCTTCTTCAAGGTCAAGCCGCCGCTCCGGGCCGAGACCGACCGGGTCGCGCTGGTCGAGGCCGTGGCCTCGGGGCTGATCGACGTGATCTCGTCGATGCACACGCCGCAGGACGAGGAATCGAAACGCCTGCCCTATGAAGAGGCAGCCTCTGGCGCGGTCGCGCTGGAAACCCTCCTGCCGGCGGCGATGCGGCTTTATCATGCCGGGGCGATCACGCTGCCCCAGCTCTGGCGCGCGCTGGCGCTGAACCCCTCGACGCGGCTCGGCCTGCCGACCGGGCGGCTGGCCCGCGGCGCCCCGGCCGATCTGGTGCTGTTCGACCCCGACGCGCCCTTCGTGCTGGACCGCTTCGCGCTGAAATCGAAATCGAAGAACACGCCGTTCGACGGTGCCCGGATGGAGGGCCGCGTGCTCGGCACCTGGGTCGCCGGAACCCGCGTCCACGGCGGAGACTGA